A part of Hydrogenobacter sp. T-8 genomic DNA contains:
- a CDS encoding GGDEF domain-containing protein: MNKCELYSKITRGLPLNDNEVKLLGEIIREELKFLVRNNILPTPRNYERWFLVFCHLLEKGKLPPDAEIVEVYQTIYKDEKISDVKFDVELTLEVLGKLMEEFHRLIKEHKDYADKKEEELSHIEKKAIESELTPLILELLMHIRDIKAQNERFLKRIEEQQHMIEELKERLEQAETEANIDYLTNTFNRRSFERALRESFEEYKKRQAIFSLVLIDLDGFKRVNDLYGHSAGDLVLRRIALLLRQNLRAKDILARWGGDEFAVLMPGTRREQAIAVAERLKKAVEDLEVVVEGEKVSLSFSYGVVESEDRFSSLEEMIKEADYLMYHQKKSKNS; the protein is encoded by the coding sequence ATGAACAAGTGTGAACTTTATTCAAAGATAACGAGGGGACTACCTCTCAATGATAATGAAGTCAAATTGCTCGGGGAGATAATAAGGGAGGAGTTGAAGTTTCTTGTGAGAAATAACATATTGCCCACACCAAGAAACTACGAAAGGTGGTTTTTGGTCTTTTGTCATCTGCTTGAAAAGGGTAAACTCCCTCCAGATGCGGAGATTGTGGAGGTATATCAGACCATATACAAAGATGAAAAGATAAGCGATGTGAAGTTTGATGTGGAATTGACCCTTGAGGTGCTGGGCAAGCTAATGGAGGAATTCCATAGGCTTATAAAGGAACACAAGGACTATGCGGATAAGAAGGAAGAGGAGCTGTCCCACATTGAAAAGAAAGCCATTGAAAGCGAGCTTACACCACTGATACTGGAACTCCTTATGCACATAAGGGACATAAAAGCTCAGAATGAAAGGTTCCTTAAGAGGATAGAGGAACAACAACATATGATAGAGGAACTTAAGGAAAGACTGGAACAAGCGGAAACAGAGGCGAATATAGACTATCTTACAAACACCTTCAACAGGCGGTCCTTTGAAAGGGCACTTAGGGAATCTTTTGAGGAGTATAAAAAAAGACAAGCCATATTTTCCCTTGTCCTTATTGACCTTGATGGATTCAAAAGGGTAAACGACCTCTATGGACATTCCGCTGGGGATTTGGTGCTTAGACGCATAGCCCTCTTACTGAGGCAAAACCTTAGGGCTAAGGATATACTAGCGAGGTGGGGAGGTGATGAGTTTGCTGTGCTTATGCCAGGGACGAGAAGGGAGCAGGCAATAGCTGTAGCGGAAAGGCTTAAAAAGGCTGTAGAGGACTTAGAAGTAGTTGTTGAGGGTGAAAAGGTTAGTTTATCCTTTAGCTACGGAGTGGTTGAGTCAGAGGACAGGTTTTCCAGCCTGGAAGAGATGATAAAAGAGGCGGACTACCTTATGTATCATCAAAAGAAAAGCAAAAACTCATAA
- the ilvC gene encoding ketol-acid reductoisomerase, producing MAKVYYDQDASLEPLIGKTVAILGYGSQGHAHALNLRDSGIRVVIGLYEGSRSKAKAIADGFPVLPPERATQEADIIMFLTPDTVQPQLYKESVEPFLDSSKSLAFAHGFNIHFRQIVPPRDVDVFMVAPKGPGHLVRWMYEEGKGVPALIAVYQDASGTCKEKALAYAKALGATRAGVIETTFKEETETDLFGEQSVLCGGVTALIKAGFETLVEAGYQPEVAYFECLHELKLIVDLIYQYGIAGMRYSISDTAKYGDVTRGDRIYNVVKPLMKGILEEIQKGEFAREWILENQAGRPVFNALLERDRHHLIEKVGEELRRMMPWITGKELK from the coding sequence ATGGCAAAGGTTTATTACGACCAAGATGCAAGCCTTGAGCCATTGATTGGAAAAACTGTTGCCATACTTGGTTATGGAAGCCAAGGGCATGCCCATGCACTCAACCTCAGAGACAGCGGTATAAGGGTGGTTATAGGTCTCTATGAGGGCAGTAGGTCTAAAGCAAAGGCTATAGCGGATGGCTTTCCTGTTTTGCCACCAGAGAGAGCAACCCAAGAGGCGGACATAATAATGTTCCTAACCCCAGATACAGTTCAGCCTCAGCTATACAAAGAGAGCGTTGAGCCCTTTCTTGACAGCTCAAAGAGCCTTGCCTTTGCTCATGGGTTCAACATACATTTCAGACAGATAGTCCCACCAAGGGATGTGGACGTGTTTATGGTGGCACCAAAGGGTCCAGGACATCTTGTAAGGTGGATGTATGAAGAAGGCAAGGGAGTTCCAGCTCTCATTGCGGTCTATCAAGATGCCTCTGGCACCTGCAAGGAAAAAGCCCTTGCATACGCAAAGGCTCTTGGTGCTACAAGAGCTGGTGTTATAGAGACTACTTTTAAGGAAGAAACGGAAACAGACCTCTTCGGAGAACAGTCAGTTTTGTGTGGTGGAGTTACTGCACTTATAAAGGCAGGCTTTGAAACCCTTGTAGAGGCTGGATATCAGCCAGAGGTAGCTTACTTTGAATGCCTCCATGAATTAAAGCTCATCGTAGACCTCATATACCAATATGGAATAGCAGGTATGAGATACTCTATCTCTGACACCGCCAAGTATGGAGATGTGACAAGAGGAGACAGGATATACAATGTGGTCAAGCCTCTCATGAAGGGTATATTGGAGGAGATACAGAAGGGAGAGTTTGCCAGAGAGTGGATTTTGGAAAACCAAGCAGGAAGACCAGTCTTTAATGCCTTGCTTGAAAGGGACAGGCATCATCTTATAGAAAAGGTAGGTGAAGAATTAAGACGCATGATGCCTTGGATTACAGGAAAGGAGCTTAAATGA
- a CDS encoding CDP-alcohol phosphatidyltransferase family protein: MNLTKKRESLRKVYQPVGVALYKLHLPPNFITLLSVALGMASAYAFYYGKFLTAASLLLLSGLFDLADGMVARLSDRASKFGAVFDWLADKWVDGFVLGTVGYFYAGPLTAITVVTASMLHSFIKPVVYAEIGYEEKVKGKIRDPLEGVGFFGRPETHITLIIFTILERFHAPLGLEFGIKLIAVLTMASLLLRILYLYKHYGREYE; this comes from the coding sequence ATGAACCTCACAAAGAAAAGGGAAAGCCTTAGGAAGGTCTATCAACCAGTGGGTGTTGCCCTCTATAAGCTTCACCTTCCTCCAAACTTTATAACCCTTCTGTCTGTTGCCCTCGGAATGGCTTCCGCCTATGCCTTCTATTACGGGAAGTTTCTCACCGCTGCGAGCCTTCTTTTGCTTTCTGGTCTCTTTGACCTTGCGGATGGTATGGTGGCAAGGCTTTCAGATAGAGCGTCAAAGTTTGGAGCGGTTTTTGACTGGCTTGCGGACAAGTGGGTGGATGGCTTTGTATTGGGAACTGTGGGATACTTTTACGCAGGACCCCTTACCGCAATAACCGTGGTGACCGCATCCATGCTCCACTCCTTTATAAAGCCCGTGGTATACGCAGAAATAGGCTACGAAGAAAAGGTCAAGGGCAAGATAAGAGATCCCCTTGAAGGTGTGGGCTTTTTTGGAAGACCAGAAACTCACATTACGCTCATTATCTTTACGATCCTGGAAAGGTTTCATGCACCCCTCGGTCTTGAGTTTGGAATAAAGCTCATAGCGGTGCTCACTATGGCTTCCTTGCTCTTAAGAATCCTATACCTGTATAAGCACTATGGGAGGGAATACGAATGA
- a CDS encoding 2,5-diamino-6-(ribosylamino)-4(3H)-pyrimidinone 5'-phosphate reductase, whose protein sequence is MRPYVIIVSEVSVDGKLTLYRGASSKELMTLMDQEAYRYLHEIRAKVDGIMVGCETVRTDNPSLTVRYVEGQNPTRIIPCSTANVPLDANIFSKDAPTIIVTTKRAPEEKLQKIRSKGAEVLVVGEDLVDFERLMPILYERGIRSLMVEGGASINWEFIRRGFVDEIRLIHLPVIVGGENVPTLVGGEGFKSLKNLLHLRLRSHFRRGSHLITEWEVVK, encoded by the coding sequence ATGAGACCTTACGTGATAATCGTCTCTGAGGTGAGTGTGGACGGAAAGCTAACCCTATACAGGGGCGCCTCCAGTAAGGAGTTAATGACGCTAATGGACCAAGAAGCCTATAGGTATCTACACGAAATAAGGGCAAAGGTGGACGGCATAATGGTAGGGTGTGAAACAGTTAGGACCGACAACCCCAGCTTGACCGTTAGGTATGTGGAAGGACAAAACCCTACAAGAATAATACCCTGCTCCACAGCCAACGTACCGCTGGATGCCAACATTTTCTCAAAGGATGCACCAACCATAATAGTTACCACCAAAAGAGCCCCAGAGGAGAAGCTACAGAAAATAAGGTCAAAGGGTGCGGAGGTGCTTGTTGTGGGGGAAGACCTTGTGGACTTTGAAAGGCTTATGCCTATTCTCTATGAGAGAGGGATAAGGAGCCTTATGGTGGAAGGCGGTGCTTCTATTAACTGGGAGTTTATCAGAAGAGGCTTTGTAGATGAGATAAGGCTCATACACCTGCCAGTGATAGTGGGTGGAGAAAATGTTCCTACTCTCGTGGGTGGTGAGGGCTTTAAGAGCTTAAAGAACCTACTCCATCTTAGGCTCAGGTCTCACTTCAGAAGAGGTAGTCACCTCATAACTGAATGGGAAGTGGTCAAATAG
- a CDS encoding efflux RND transporter periplasmic adaptor subunit, with the protein MRTLTLLLFFINLLMAQEVRVSAIVQGKVEKVFVREGQRVEKGEVLVRIDPILYTTQKDTLQAQVNSQKVTLEKVERDFKRYEELFNRGLLSRSEYEDWKSKYEKELAQYEALKAQLQRTERLIEYCSIASPVRGVVKRLFVREGVFINGSLSPEVLLIIEEK; encoded by the coding sequence ATGAGGACTTTGACCCTGCTTCTGTTTTTCATAAACCTTTTGATGGCTCAGGAGGTAAGGGTCTCCGCTATAGTGCAGGGTAAAGTAGAGAAGGTTTTTGTAAGGGAAGGTCAGAGGGTGGAAAAGGGAGAAGTGCTCGTGCGGATAGACCCCATTCTTTACACAACTCAGAAAGATACCCTACAGGCTCAGGTCAACTCTCAGAAGGTGACCCTTGAGAAAGTGGAGAGGGATTTCAAAAGGTATGAAGAGCTTTTTAACAGAGGGCTTCTTTCAAGGAGCGAATACGAAGACTGGAAAAGCAAATATGAAAAAGAGCTTGCACAGTACGAAGCCCTCAAGGCTCAGCTCCAGAGAACAGAAAGACTTATAGAATATTGCAGTATAGCGTCTCCTGTGAGGGGTGTGGTAAAGAGGCTTTTTGTGAGAGAAGGTGTTTTTATAAACGGTAGTCTCAGCCCCGAGGTGCTCCTTATAATTGAAGAGAAGTAG
- a CDS encoding DUF2103 domain-containing protein: MAKHRKAKVKLEHHLLEGLEEYLERLSRMDCVKSIIPGRISRQNGGRGSKGLFLKYRTNSGYKLLYKMGTSVQEVFVVCEDPQDFEKVFRESMTL, encoded by the coding sequence ATGGCAAAGCACAGAAAAGCCAAAGTAAAATTAGAACATCACCTCTTAGAGGGCTTGGAGGAGTATTTAGAAAGACTATCTCGCATGGACTGTGTGAAATCCATAATACCTGGGAGGATAAGCAGGCAAAACGGAGGGAGAGGTTCAAAGGGGCTTTTTCTAAAATACAGAACCAATTCAGGTTACAAGCTCCTGTATAAGATGGGTACGTCCGTGCAAGAAGTTTTTGTGGTTTGCGAAGACCCACAAGACTTTGAAAAAGTCTTTAGGGAGAGTATGACACTATGA
- a CDS encoding phosphoribosyltransferase, with the protein MVVFANREEAGKLLGEHLKTQGLEVDLVLGIPRGGVVVAKEVSKVLHVSMSLLIVRKLGVPSNPELAFGAIDPEGRIYTDRWTIEYFRLSQEEIKRVAEEELKKIREREEKFLKGKELDVRDKSVLVVDDGIATGQTVIAGVEYLKRKGTKRVLVAVPVCPLESMRKLKEHADEVYCLHTSESGSFAVGMFYRDFRQVEDSEVEELLKDGVL; encoded by the coding sequence ATGGTGGTTTTTGCAAACAGGGAAGAAGCAGGTAAGTTGCTTGGAGAGCATCTCAAGACTCAGGGTCTTGAGGTTGACTTAGTTCTTGGTATTCCAAGAGGTGGTGTTGTAGTGGCAAAAGAGGTTTCAAAGGTTCTCCATGTGTCCATGAGCCTTCTAATAGTGAGAAAGCTCGGGGTTCCTTCAAATCCCGAGCTAGCCTTTGGAGCCATAGACCCAGAAGGTCGCATATACACGGACAGATGGACCATAGAATATTTTAGGCTTTCCCAGGAGGAAATAAAGAGAGTGGCGGAGGAGGAGCTAAAAAAGATAAGGGAAAGGGAAGAAAAGTTTTTAAAGGGTAAGGAACTGGATGTAAGGGATAAATCGGTTCTTGTAGTGGATGATGGGATTGCTACAGGGCAGACGGTTATAGCTGGAGTGGAATATCTAAAAAGAAAAGGTACAAAAAGGGTCTTAGTGGCTGTGCCTGTATGTCCGTTGGAAAGCATGAGGAAGCTAAAAGAACATGCGGATGAGGTCTATTGTCTCCATACCTCCGAGAGCGGTAGCTTTGCGGTTGGCATGTTCTATAGAGACTTCAGGCAGGTGGAAGACTCAGAAGTAGAGGAGCTTTTGAAAGATGGAGTTCTTTGA
- a CDS encoding nitroreductase family protein: MEFFEVLRKRHSIRSYQKRPVEEEKIRAIMDAVRSAPSAGNLQAYEVLVVLDEVKKTEVARWALSQWFIAEAPAVFVFFANPSRSAVKYGKRGTELYCIQDATIACAYAQLSAVALGLGTCWVGAFEEAGLKASLSTPREWKPIAILTVGYPAEEPIPTPRRSIEDIFTII; the protein is encoded by the coding sequence ATGGAGTTCTTTGAGGTTCTAAGAAAACGACATTCCATAAGAAGCTACCAGAAAAGACCTGTTGAAGAAGAAAAGATAAGGGCTATAATGGATGCGGTAAGGAGTGCACCCTCTGCGGGGAATCTTCAGGCTTATGAGGTGTTGGTGGTTCTTGATGAAGTTAAAAAGACAGAGGTTGCCCGCTGGGCTCTGAGCCAATGGTTTATAGCGGAAGCTCCTGCGGTCTTTGTCTTCTTTGCCAATCCTTCAAGAAGTGCGGTAAAGTATGGCAAAAGGGGTACGGAGCTCTACTGCATACAAGATGCTACCATAGCCTGTGCCTACGCTCAGCTTTCTGCGGTAGCACTTGGATTAGGCACCTGTTGGGTGGGTGCTTTTGAAGAAGCGGGACTAAAAGCCTCCCTTTCCACACCCAGGGAGTGGAAGCCCATAGCTATCCTTACAGTTGGATACCCAGCGGAAGAACCAATACCGACACCAAGGAGAAGCATAGAGGACATATTCACCATAATTTAG